A DNA window from Bradyrhizobium sp. CCBAU 53421 contains the following coding sequences:
- a CDS encoding carbohydrate porin: MTCVRLFRVRIAAGAALGAAAFGTPAAAADLPLKSPAAKAVYSWTGFYVGGHVGYGDGKLGPGTNPILEQGVFFPPTITGGIGGFQAGYNKEFANRFVLGVEADATFTGPTDLPRRVLGPFNSSIDYVGTVRGRAGYSFGAWMPYVTGGFAWGHTEVRVNDAGGTVISQPGQYQTGWTVGAGAEFAVSGNWTAKVEYDYIDLSRRTLGLNDFSMPGVAIDPRIHLLKFGLNYQLGDSPWSATPTRTALPESNDWSVHGQTTLLGQGYPSFRAPYTGTNSLPGPGQVQQTWTTTAFLGVRLWEGGEFYFNPETAQGFGLNGTLGLAGFSNGEAQKAGAEFPKIRPQRYYFKQTFGFGGEQEDVPDGPNQIAGKRDIDRLTIVVGRFAVGDFFDGNSYAKDPRADFMNWAMWASAAYDFPADLPGYTRGAVVELNRKDWAVRAGVFQVPNSPNSDVLISNGANGGAVVEFEGRYSIFDQPGKLRVGVFGNRGNTGNYRQALAIEDANPGLDINDVMAGIRKDNTKYGFYLNGEQQIATDVGLFGRLSWNDGRNEILSFTDVDRSVSGGVSIKGSRWGRANDTIGIGGAINGLSSAHRDYLAAGGLGLLIGDGALNYSPERIFETYYAYQVNKSLTLTADYQFITNPAYNADRGPVHIFSGRIHGEF; the protein is encoded by the coding sequence ATGACCTGCGTCCGCCTCTTCCGGGTTCGGATCGCCGCCGGCGCAGCGCTCGGCGCGGCGGCATTCGGCACGCCGGCGGCCGCGGCCGATCTGCCGCTCAAGTCTCCCGCCGCCAAGGCGGTCTACAGCTGGACCGGCTTCTATGTCGGCGGCCATGTCGGCTATGGCGACGGCAAGCTGGGTCCGGGCACCAACCCGATCCTTGAACAGGGCGTGTTCTTTCCGCCCACGATCACCGGCGGCATCGGCGGCTTCCAGGCCGGATACAACAAGGAATTCGCCAACCGCTTCGTGCTCGGCGTCGAGGCGGATGCGACCTTCACCGGCCCGACCGACCTGCCGCGGCGCGTGCTGGGGCCGTTCAATTCGTCGATCGACTATGTCGGTACGGTGCGCGGCCGCGCCGGTTACAGCTTCGGCGCCTGGATGCCCTATGTGACCGGCGGCTTCGCCTGGGGACACACCGAGGTCAGGGTCAACGATGCCGGCGGCACCGTGATCTCGCAGCCCGGCCAGTACCAGACCGGCTGGACCGTCGGCGCCGGTGCCGAGTTCGCGGTGAGCGGCAATTGGACCGCCAAGGTCGAATACGACTACATCGACTTGTCGCGGCGCACGCTCGGTCTCAACGATTTCAGCATGCCCGGCGTTGCCATCGACCCGCGCATTCACCTGCTGAAATTCGGCCTCAACTACCAGCTCGGCGACTCGCCCTGGTCGGCGACCCCGACGCGCACCGCGCTGCCGGAATCGAACGACTGGAGCGTGCATGGACAGACCACGCTGCTCGGTCAGGGCTACCCGTCGTTCCGCGCGCCCTATACCGGCACCAACAGCCTGCCGGGCCCGGGGCAAGTGCAACAGACCTGGACCACGACGGCGTTTCTCGGTGTGCGGCTCTGGGAAGGCGGCGAGTTCTATTTCAATCCGGAGACGGCGCAGGGCTTCGGCCTCAACGGCACGCTCGGCCTTGCCGGCTTCTCGAACGGCGAGGCGCAGAAGGCCGGCGCCGAATTCCCGAAGATCCGGCCGCAGCGCTATTACTTCAAGCAGACCTTCGGCTTCGGCGGCGAGCAGGAAGACGTGCCCGACGGCCCCAACCAGATTGCAGGCAAGCGCGACATCGACCGCCTCACGATCGTGGTCGGCCGCTTTGCGGTGGGCGATTTCTTCGACGGCAATTCCTACGCCAAGGACCCGCGCGCCGACTTCATGAACTGGGCGATGTGGGCCTCCGCGGCCTACGACTTCCCGGCCGATCTGCCCGGCTACACCCGCGGCGCCGTGGTCGAGCTCAACCGCAAGGACTGGGCGGTGCGCGCCGGCGTGTTCCAGGTGCCGAACTCTCCGAACAGCGACGTGCTGATCTCCAACGGCGCCAATGGCGGCGCGGTGGTCGAATTCGAAGGCCGCTATTCGATCTTCGATCAGCCCGGCAAGCTGCGCGTCGGCGTGTTCGGCAATCGTGGCAACACCGGCAATTATCGCCAGGCGCTCGCGATCGAGGACGCCAATCCCGGGCTCGACATCAACGACGTGATGGCCGGCATCCGCAAGGACAACACCAAATACGGCTTCTATCTGAACGGCGAGCAGCAGATCGCAACCGATGTCGGCCTGTTCGGCCGCCTGAGCTGGAACGACGGCCGGAACGAGATCCTGTCGTTCACCGATGTCGATCGCAGCGTCTCCGGTGGCGTATCGATCAAGGGCAGCAGATGGGGCCGGGCGAACGACACGATCGGCATCGGCGGCGCGATCAACGGGCTATCGTCAGCGCATCGCGACTACCTCGCGGCCGGCGGCCTCGGCCTTCTGATCGGCGACGGTGCGCTGAACTACAGTCCGGAGCGGATCTTCGAAACCTACTACGCCTATCAGGTGAACAAGAGCCTGACGCTCACCGCGGACTATCAGTTCATCACCAACCCCGCCTACAACGCCGACCGCGGCCCGGTGCACATCTTCTCCGGTCGCATCCACGGCGAGTTTTGA
- a CDS encoding FAD-dependent monooxygenase, giving the protein MREHAVVIAGGGPTGLMLACELALAGVDVAVVERRASPDLIGARAGGLHARTIEVFDQRGIGDRFVALGTRHPAVLFHSHLVPLEISDFPTRRNFTLGLRQNHIERVLGEWAEELAVPIERGREVTGFTQDDDGVDVALSDGQMLRAQYLVGCDGGRSLVRKAAGIEFAGWDLTKSWLIAEAEMSDEPEWGFRQDDAGIYAIGRVEDGDRVRLVLTERQLVTDREPTLRDVSERLAAVYGTDFGIHSPVWISRFTDMTRQAVTYRKQRVLLAGDAAHVHPPMGGQGLNIGVQDAVNLGWKLAQVIKQTSPDTLLDTYQAERHKVAARVLRNTMAHVALSRTDARSKALHEIVTDLLRMDEPRRKFAAMMSGLDLHYDLGCGHPLLGRRMPDLDLVTSSGPLQVFALLHQARPVLLNFGVPGSIDITGWADRVQLVDADYAGAWELPALGTVPAPSAVLIRPDGYVAWVGDRGQIGLAEALTRWFGAPTA; this is encoded by the coding sequence ATGCGGGAACATGCTGTGGTGATTGCCGGTGGAGGGCCGACTGGACTGATGCTGGCGTGCGAGCTGGCGCTGGCCGGTGTCGATGTTGCTGTTGTCGAGCGACGCGCGAGCCCCGACCTGATCGGCGCGCGGGCGGGCGGTCTGCATGCACGGACCATCGAGGTGTTCGACCAGCGCGGCATCGGCGATCGCTTCGTCGCGCTCGGCACGCGCCATCCGGCGGTGCTGTTCCACTCGCATCTGGTGCCGCTCGAGATCAGCGACTTCCCGACCCGGCGCAATTTCACGCTGGGGCTGCGGCAGAACCATATCGAGCGCGTGCTCGGCGAATGGGCCGAAGAGCTGGCGGTGCCGATCGAGCGCGGGCGCGAGGTGACCGGCTTCACGCAGGACGATGATGGCGTCGACGTCGCGCTGTCGGATGGCCAAATGCTCCGCGCACAATATCTCGTCGGCTGCGACGGCGGCCGCAGCCTCGTGCGCAAGGCAGCCGGCATCGAATTCGCCGGATGGGATTTGACCAAGAGCTGGCTGATCGCCGAGGCCGAGATGTCGGACGAACCGGAATGGGGCTTTCGCCAGGACGACGCCGGCATCTATGCGATCGGCAGGGTGGAAGACGGTGACCGGGTGCGGCTCGTGTTGACCGAGCGGCAGCTCGTCACCGACCGGGAGCCGACGCTGCGCGACGTCAGCGAGCGGCTTGCCGCGGTCTACGGCACCGATTTCGGCATCCACAGCCCGGTCTGGATCTCGCGCTTCACCGACATGACCCGGCAGGCGGTGACCTATCGCAAGCAGCGCGTGCTGCTGGCCGGCGATGCCGCCCATGTGCATCCACCGATGGGCGGACAGGGCCTCAATATCGGCGTGCAGGACGCCGTGAATCTGGGCTGGAAGCTCGCCCAGGTGATCAAGCAGACGTCGCCGGACACCCTGCTCGACACCTATCAGGCCGAACGGCATAAGGTGGCGGCCCGCGTGCTGCGCAACACCATGGCGCATGTCGCGCTCAGCCGGACCGACGCGCGCAGCAAGGCGCTGCACGAGATCGTCACCGACCTGCTCCGCATGGACGAGCCGCGCCGGAAATTCGCCGCGATGATGTCCGGCCTCGACCTGCACTACGATCTCGGCTGTGGCCATCCTTTGCTCGGACGCCGCATGCCCGATCTCGACCTGGTGACGAGTAGCGGCCCGCTGCAGGTCTTCGCGCTGCTGCACCAGGCACGGCCGGTGCTGCTCAATTTTGGCGTGCCCGGCAGCATCGACATCACGGGATGGGCTGACCGGGTTCAGCTGGTCGATGCCGATTACGCCGGCGCGTGGGAGCTTCCCGCGCTCGGGACGGTGCCGGCGCCCAGCGCGGTGCTGATCCGGCCCGACGGCTATGTGGCGTGGGTTGGAGACCGGGGGCAGATCGGACTTGCCGAGGCGCTGACCAGATGGTTCGGCGCGCCTACTGCGTGA